The following coding sequences are from one Desulfosporosinus orientis DSM 765 window:
- a CDS encoding UxaA family hydrolase: MEILGYLRPDGSVGIRNHILVIPTSVCASTLAANIANQIPEAVALPNQHGCCQIGADHLQTIRTLIGFGKNPNVAAVLVVGLGCEGIPIRETAAEVAATGKPVEVLVIQEVGGTLKAETEGLRKISSLVRQVSHLQPEKVDISRLSLAIECGGSDFTSGLASNPAVGIAADLLVAAGGSVMLSETTEFIGAEHVLARRAKTPEVAEKLFKIVHDCEERAKFLNVDIRDGQPTPGNIAGGISSIEEKSLGCIYKAGHAPIEDVLQYGEAPQGKGLYIMDTPGQDIESITGMLAGGATIVIFTTGRGTPTGSPIAPVIKITANQKTFVMMEDNMDVDASPIITGKETIEEVGRRIFLEIIAVANGRRTKAESLGYREFGIYKIAPTY, encoded by the coding sequence ATGGAAATATTAGGCTATCTCCGCCCCGACGGCAGCGTCGGCATTCGCAACCATATTTTAGTTATCCCGACCTCTGTTTGTGCGAGTACCCTAGCTGCTAATATTGCCAATCAAATCCCGGAAGCCGTAGCCCTTCCGAATCAACACGGCTGCTGTCAAATCGGCGCCGACCACCTCCAGACTATCCGAACCCTGATTGGTTTCGGCAAGAATCCCAATGTGGCTGCGGTACTTGTCGTAGGTCTGGGCTGCGAAGGAATTCCCATTCGTGAAACAGCCGCCGAAGTTGCAGCCACAGGCAAACCGGTTGAGGTCTTGGTAATTCAAGAAGTAGGCGGTACCTTAAAAGCTGAAACTGAAGGTTTGCGAAAAATAAGCAGCTTAGTTCGGCAAGTCTCACATCTGCAGCCCGAAAAAGTCGATATCAGCCGGTTGAGCTTGGCCATTGAATGCGGGGGATCGGACTTTACCTCAGGCCTCGCCTCAAACCCCGCTGTAGGAATCGCCGCTGATTTGTTGGTTGCTGCAGGGGGTAGTGTTATGCTCTCAGAAACCACTGAATTTATCGGAGCAGAGCATGTCCTGGCCCGCCGGGCTAAAACTCCGGAAGTTGCTGAGAAGCTGTTTAAAATCGTTCACGATTGTGAAGAACGGGCAAAATTTTTAAATGTGGATATCCGGGACGGACAACCCACTCCCGGCAACATTGCCGGCGGTATCAGCTCCATCGAAGAGAAATCCTTAGGGTGTATCTATAAAGCCGGACATGCCCCCATCGAAGACGTTCTCCAATACGGCGAGGCTCCTCAAGGCAAAGGGCTTTACATTATGGATACCCCCGGCCAGGATATTGAGTCAATTACCGGCATGCTGGCCGGCGGCGCTACGATTGTCATCTTTACGACCGGACGGGGAACTCCCACAGGTTCCCCCATAGCTCCCGTCATTAAAATAACCGCCAATCAAAAAACCTTCGTCATGATGGAGGACAACATGGATGTGGATGCTTCTCCTATCATTACCGGCAAAGAAACCATCGAAGAAGTGGGACGGCGAATTTTTCTAGAAATCATCGCTGTTGCCAATGGCCGCAGAACTAAAGCAGAAAGTTTGGGGTACCGGGAATTTGGTATTTACAAAATTGCCCCTACCTATTAA
- a CDS encoding UxaA family hydrolase — protein sequence MQKQAVVINSKDNVATVVDDFPAQTTLHFFIGQTEHSVQCLQDIPLGHKIAIQEIKAGQGIIKYGESIGIATETIKPGQHVHIHNMETQRGCRN from the coding sequence TTGCAAAAACAAGCCGTCGTTATAAACTCTAAAGACAATGTGGCAACAGTGGTGGATGACTTTCCAGCTCAGACAACCCTTCATTTCTTCATAGGGCAAACTGAACATTCTGTGCAATGTCTGCAGGACATCCCTCTCGGCCATAAAATCGCCATTCAAGAAATCAAGGCCGGACAAGGTATTATCAAATATGGCGAAAGTATAGGTATCGCAACGGAAACCATTAAACCCGGCCAGCACGTTCATATACACAATATGGAGACCCAGCGCGGCTGCAGAAACTAA
- the hprK gene encoding HPr(Ser) kinase/phosphatase, with protein MLTVNHLVEKFDFEVLAGHVGLDKLITEYSLKRPSAELAGYLEHLTPQRIQVYGRTELGLIQQFSDSERRTKLAQVMLSDVPCVIITRGLTIPLEFIELASERKIPLLTTPRSTTQLTYMLIRYLTNQLAPSTAVQGVLVDVYGVGVLITGERGIGKSEAALELVKGGHLLVAADVVKVRRVDEERLLGSASQRLRHLLEIRGLGTLDVTTLFGDGSVRDEKVINFIVHLEEWQQNQAYDHVGIDPKTRVILGIPVPEISLPVSPGRNLATLIEVAVIQNWNRNYKKPVFPSFRDSK; from the coding sequence ATGCTTACTGTCAACCATTTAGTTGAAAAATTTGATTTTGAGGTTCTAGCAGGGCATGTTGGCTTAGACAAATTAATTACTGAATATAGTTTAAAACGTCCCAGTGCTGAATTAGCCGGCTATTTAGAACATTTGACGCCCCAAAGAATTCAGGTTTACGGGCGGACGGAGTTAGGATTAATCCAGCAGTTCAGTGATTCTGAGCGGCGCACAAAGCTGGCTCAAGTGATGCTTTCAGACGTACCTTGTGTCATAATTACCAGAGGCTTAACCATTCCCCTAGAATTTATCGAACTGGCCAGTGAGCGAAAGATTCCTCTTTTGACGACACCGCGTTCGACGACACAGCTTACTTATATGTTGATCCGATACCTTACTAACCAGTTAGCGCCCAGTACCGCGGTTCAGGGGGTATTGGTGGATGTTTACGGAGTTGGGGTTTTGATTACCGGCGAGAGAGGAATCGGGAAAAGTGAAGCAGCTCTGGAGCTTGTTAAAGGCGGCCATTTGCTGGTTGCTGCTGATGTTGTGAAAGTCCGCAGAGTTGACGAAGAACGATTATTAGGCAGCGCCTCCCAACGACTTCGCCATCTCCTGGAGATCCGGGGGTTAGGTACCCTTGATGTCACGACTCTTTTTGGGGATGGTTCGGTGAGAGATGAAAAGGTTATCAACTTTATTGTTCATTTAGAAGAATGGCAGCAGAATCAGGCTTATGATCATGTGGGCATTGACCCTAAAACACGAGTCATTTTAGGGATACCCGTTCCTGAAATATCCCTTCCAGTCAGTCCAGGGCGCAATCTGGCCACCCTTATCGAAGTTGCGGTTATTCAGAACTGGAATCGGAACTATAAAAAGCCTGTTTTCCCATCCTTTAGAGATAGCAAATAA